The Juglans regia cultivar Chandler chromosome 11, Walnut 2.0, whole genome shotgun sequence genome contains the following window.
AATGCCATTGGAAGATGCAGCATAAATACTGGCGTACAATCTGGATCTTGACTTGTTAAGTTTCGAAAGCCCTGActgagtaatgctacgtacagttCGTGGAGTGCACAAGCGCTgtgtaattactttgaaaaatagtgggatctattattaaaaaattaattttttttttcatatgtgtttcgtatttatttatttttttcaaagtgattacgtagcacttgcacactcacaattgcaattatcatttttcatactCTAATCTTTTTTAACCTAGCTACAACAGTCAACACCCGTCCACTTCtaccatctcattttattatctatGTAATTCTAGTTGGTGGTGCCATGCGCTTTTGTCCCATGATTACAGCTTTTCAATatggaaatttttttactttttcttccataaattactactacatatatttTACTTCACACCAAGAATATTAAAAGTTTCATACTCATTTTGTTTCTCTCGATTAAGACCTGACCTTTGAGATGAACTAAATATTTGCCACGTCACATAATATTAACTTCAAATcttaatcaattattaaaaaattgaaaaatatagaaGTCTTTAGGTTGTaaattgagaattttgaaaGTATTAAGTATAAAGTGAtaatctaattatattttatgggtgaaaataataaaatattttgaaaatttagcaaaataaaagtagtaatataaataaacattagGTAACTGTTTAGATTTATACCGTTTTTAAATGTATAAGTCTTACATATTCTATTGgaaaaagtttggaaaaatatgggaccaatataaatttttttttttaatgattgtcttaaccttttttttttaatagatagtGCGGGAAAATTACACCCCTAATAgtatgagttttgctatacaGAAACAAATGTGTTAGCACACCacattataacttaaaaaaaaaaaaaatcaaaataccaaTCAGTTTTTAACATTATTGATGTGAAAAGCTTCTATATCAGCAGTGTACtgaatatgttaaaaataatttttaaatagatttttttttttatatcaaattagTTATAGACAACCCAATGgcatcataatttataatttatagacaactttaaatataacaatattttttattatatttaaacatatcaaatcaaaataaaagtcaaaatcaaatttaaaataatattattttattatttaccaGTAACTTTATCATTTTGGAAAATGACATGTTTAGATTTGGGAGTAAATAAAACATGACAGAAACATGTAACTTCATTTTTAGATGCGATCATTCGATGTATGCTTTCTGGGCAATTGGGTTCTCCCTAGGAAAAGATTCGGCCTTTTTCCACTTCTTTGGTTGATAGATTATCAACCAATTTCATAACACGGTCGATTAACAGGCGCACAGAGGGAGGGACAGTGCCACTTGAAAAGGAGCGGCCTTGATGTGAATCAATCCATGGCATGGCCTTCTCTCTCCCCCATTCCCTCAAAACCACTGTACTTTCTGTCTCCCTTCTctcctccttcctcttcttcctcatcaAATCCCCGTCCCACCCATACCCTTTTCCCCTAGTCCCCCATAGATCGCTCCTCACCAGAAGATCCCAACCTTGCTCCAAATCCACCTCTGATACCCTCCTCGACTACTCCTGCCTATTCAGCCAAAACCCGTTTCTTTCTGtctcttccctctccctcctcATCCTCCTTTTCTTCTACATCCTCATCAAGACCGCACAGGACCACTTCTCTATAGTCACTACCAAACTAGCCCGCCAACTAAATCTATCACCAACAATCGGTGCTGTTACTCTATTAGCCTTAGGCAATGGAGCTCCTGATGTGTTTTCATCGGTTGCCGCTGTACGCGGAGGCCACTACCGAACTGGGTTCGGTGCAATACTCTCAGCGGGCACTTTTGTATCTGCATTAGTTGTTGGTTTCGTGGCAATCTACGCCGCACCCTTCTCGGTGGATCCCGTACCGTTTGTGAGGGATGTGTTGTTTTATTTGATTGCGGCGTTGTTCTTGTTCTATGTGTACCTCAGTGCGGAGATTTTTCTGTGGCAGGCTGTTGGGTTTGTTgggttttatgtattttttgttggGATTGTGTTCTGGATGGACTGGGGACTTAGCGGAGGGAGAAGGAAAGGTCAGGGTGAGTTGGGTATGATTGGGGAAGGTGAGATGGAGAAGGCATTGGCCGTGGTGGACTACGAGATTGGAGAGGTTTCAGGAAATTTGAAGGAAGTAAAGTCAGGCTTCGGGTTTTGTCAATCGCTTGGACTGGTATGTTTGAGATGAGAATTGGGTCCTTGTTAGAATGTTTATAACGTTGCTATATTTGGGGTTTCTgtgttttttggtttatttgaaTGTATGGTGCTAATGTATGTTGGCCTTAATTTATTAATCGCGTTCATGTGTCATTAATGTGATTTTGGGAATTGAATCTAGGTATGCGTAGGTTTATATAACAACCCAGTACGTGCTGTGTtcaattattacataaaaatgGCAGCAACTTGTAAAAGTTCATGGACTGACCAGAAATAACCTTACTAACTGCCTCAGCATTTACTGAAGCTTTTACTTCTGTTCAATATATAATGACTGAAGCTaacttttacttatcaaaaaataaaaaaaatgactgaAGCTAACTTTGGTTTGTTAATCCAATCAGTTCATTGATGGTAGGTAAATATGATGGTCTTAATGATGATCCTGCACATATTTTGTGTGTATCTTACTGGTGGCTTTGAAATACCGCTTCAATTGAATTGGGCTACAGGTGTGGTTTTGGCTGTATTGACcgaatatttttcatttctagtGTTCTAGTCGGTTTTGTTTCCATAATCAGATATTTGGATCTGAAACGGAATTGCTTTCTAGTGAATTGTAGGGCCAGTGAAATGGTACCTTGCAAGCTCTTGGATTCCATGGCTAAGGCTTTGGCGGATTTTAGGTGAGGGTGGAGGAGTAAGATGGGGGGCGGGGGGGTTGAGTgtttattcatctttttttataacCGTATTCTGCTCAGTGCATAGACGGGGAAATGTCTTCAGGGTAGTTATTTTctggttttatttttcctagCCTGGTTGcaatgactttttttattgCTGGGTATATAATCATGTATTGCCAATTTGCTATAGAATAGAGTCATGGTCAAGCAGCTTGTTTGCTTGAAAGCAAATGCTTGGAAACGATCTGacgccttttctttttcttttatccatGTCCACTAACACGCACACCTTTCAACCTGCAATAGATGATATGCTTTCTTTGATGCTCTATTCTGAAATAGAGGGAAGTACTTGACCATTTAAATTCCTCTCTTACCTTAAATCCACTGCTGCTCAATGAAACTTAACCTTTCCTACATTTAAAAGCACCTTTCCTGGTCCGTAGAAGGGTATTTATGGGAGCGTTTAGCTTGTTAAAATGTATGCCGTTTATAAATATGTTCATCTACTAGATTAGGGACGGAAAATATGTGTATGCATATGCCTCTGTTTTTGGCAGATGCGATATACGTTGGTTTTGAGACTTACATAAATATTTGGGtttcataattaatttgtatatgTGAATacattgtaatttttctttatcttaaaaccttttgaaaaaatactttaagCCATTATGAATTCTTCCACGTGTCATTACAGAAAACTTAGCCAAGAAATTGTTAATGCTTTTGAATTAGTGTGAAGTTGGACCTATTAAATGGAGGATGCTAAGTAGTTGAGGAATTAGAATGTTCAATTTATCATATAGTTGATGgtaatggagggaaagaaagaaTGTTCTACTTTGACCAAGGAGAACTTGAACTAAAGCATATGCTATTATCTTGGGCCAAGGCATGAAAGGTAGTGTAGAATTTATGGATCTACACTAGTTAGGCACTTCtcgtttatgatttttttctttcgattgtaaactctagttaggtacttttcatgtatactccctgtgtacttgggctttgcctacttttatgaataaaacttcttgattacctataaaaaaaaaaaggaatttatgGATCTTCTATATATGAGGGTCATGGAAATGAAACAATTTTGGTCGATTTACTATTTGAAGTCAAATACAGTTGTGGTGCCTggtgtaaaatataaattgtaaagCTTAATTTTATAGGAGCAAAGTGCCCAATTCTTGCAGCAAGATTTTCCCCTTCATTTCGGAGGGATTAAAGTCTCTGCTGAGGGTACAGCTGCAAGAAGCTTTAAGGTATCCCCGGAGTTTTTCTTGCTCCAAGATATACGTAACTTGAGTATGTGGATGGAAGAGATGTGTGGATGGAAGAGATGTTTAGAATTATTAGGGTTATCACTTGGCAAATTGGAAGTGGGTACCTGCCTTGCACAGTTGATCATGTGAAACAATATTAATCTGTATTGATACTGATTTAGTACAAGTGATGCTTGATTCTTGGATTTATCATGTGTCTACCGTGTCCTATGCTTAAAATTATGTTGAATGTTGATATTCAACACCATAAAATGTCTGCTATAATCGACAAGGTGAAATGCCTATTTGGAAGAGCTGGTAGAACAAAGAATTCCACGTTGACATATAGATAAACCAAGGGATCATTTTGAAGTGCTTAATCTACTTGGTGCCATTGAAATATTTCTGGGTCTTCTGATCGGTAAAGTCATTTATTGCATGCTTTTGAAATGCATTCTTCCAATGCTGTGTAGGCTAGACTAATAAATTGAAGGTAACAAAAGGGAGTATTTTTTATGCATCCTTCCCTTATCTAACAATCCCCCCCACTATTTGGAACTAGAACTGTTGTAAACACCATTtaatttctcttctaatctccGTGAATTTTTATGTTCAGGTTCAGATTGTTCTATATCTACATGAATTGATTGTAAGTAGTTTTCTTGAACTGATTGTCCTTAAGTTTTTGCTTTGAAATGCATATGCAGATCTCAAAAGTATTGGAGCTTCCTGTCTCGTTTCTTTTGAAGCTCACAATTCCACAAACTGCGCCTTCAGAATGGAGCAGATTTTACGCATCAGCCAATGTCACTCTTTGCCCCCTGGCCCTTTTATATTCTTGCAACTCATTCATGCCATTTGATCATCCCATCGTTTTCCTCCTGCCACACACCCATTTCCCTCTCTGGTCTATAGTTTTATTGGCAAGCTTTCCTCTCGCAGTTCTTCACTTCATAGTAGAGAAAGAGCCCCCCAAAACTGAGAAAATGCCTTCATTACTCATAGCATTTGTTATGAGTGTGTTCTGGATTTCTACTATTGCTGGGGAACTGCTGAACTGCCTTGCAGCACTTGGGGCAATTCTTGAAGTGCCACCATCCCTCCTTGGGCTCACAGTACTTGCATGGGGAAATTCAGTGGGTGACTTGGTTGCTGATGTGGCAGTTGCCAAAGCAGGTCAGCCAGCAATGGCCATGGCCGGTTGCTTTGCTGGGCCGATGTTTAACATGCTTGTTGGGCTTGGAACAGCTTTGGTGATACAAACAACCAATATCTATCCAAACGCTTATGAGCTCCATTTTCATGTGGGCATCGTTATGGCATTTGTCTTCCTGCTACTGAGCTTGATGGGGTCTCTGCTGGTTATTACATGGAATAGATTCCGGGTGCCTAGGTTCTGGGGATTCTGTCTTGTTGGCCTGTATATTCTTTTTACAGCCGTAAGCTTAGTAATTGCCAAGTTTTCACAGTGATTTTGACGCTTGTTGGACGTACTAATCTATAGACTACATTGATAAATGCAAAACAGTGTGAAAGAAATGCGGCTGCTCTATAACCGCTGGATATCTCTGCTTGGTGATATAAACCTGTTTCTCggattagaagaagaagaagaatgaagggATTGAGTAGCTGCAATTGAAAGATAGGTAGCTCATACCTTGGATAAATCTTGGTTCCTGCTTGTTTCTACACTGCTTTGAGGAGATTCTTTTATTGACTAgctaaaattcttattaatttatatgaataaccTACTTGTAATAGAAAATGTTTATGTAGCATAATATCTTGTCAACAACATATTCAAATTGCAGTTCCttagcttattatatatatgcttatcAGATAGTTTATTCATAtgtttattttaatcatttatattctaAGGCAGCCATTCTGGTCATGTCAATCAAATTCCTCATGTTGTGAGCTTAACTGATAAATGGTCCTCACTGGGATAGATTGGGGCCAAAGGTTTGCTCTTAGATTGTGGCATAAAGAATAAcagtaaagatgttaaaaaatgaGCTACAAGGAGAGGGTGGAGAAACAACCAGATAGACCATTGATGATTCATACATTTCCAAACCAAACAAATCACTTTCTTcgttcttattttatttaacttttatctcaactcatctttttaTTACCGATTGGCTATCATTCAAGGTGAcaggttttaacttttaaaagcactctcattggaatggctaaattaaagtacattttttatgaatgtaagatgaatttaacttttaactattccatttttataaatctccacattggaatagccattttttcattatatgacaataaaataatataagatgaatttaattttgactattcacatcaaattttcaaattgaattatccatttattcattatatagtaatgagtaattaataattttgaaatttttttaatttttttaattataaatttttttaattttatcatattttactatttataatattatatattaatttgtaattgtattttaattatattttttcaattgtcatttaaaatagagagataaataattaatattaaaaggagagtgaaataaataatataaaaatgatttgatgaatgaatagtgtgttccaaatttagaaattagtttggatattactgtagctatattccaaatatttggaatatagctaattcaatgtgagcaatttattgacctaatagctaaattctcattggatttaacttttagctaatccaatgagaatgctctaagaaaCTGGCAATTAACAGCAAATAGGGGTACAAAAAATGGACTCGAAAAAGGGACTGAATCAGATTTACTCACTTTACTCAGACCAGATTTGgttatatacataatatatcaacaataatattgataaaagattaaaaaaaaacatgtatccacaataataatatttttaaatatttgagtttttatgaatatatatttatatacatattcattcaataaagttataaactaaCCAAACTGCAATGGGAGTTTAACTGAATCAACTTCGAACGGAACTCAATGGAATGAATAGTCGTCTTGTCCACGAGGTCTTGTCTCAGTCTAACCAATGGTAGAATGAAGTTATAATGAAGGGTAAAACTGTCCGAACAAAAGGCACCCACGGAACAAAAGTTATTGGGTTCGTTCTGACAACGTTATAACTCGGAATCAGAAACACACACTCGGTTTTTACGTTTCTTCCTCGcgcttccttctcttctttagGTTCGTTTTGTTTGTCCTCCAACCCTAAATTtgatatcaataaaattggggtctTTTGCTCTCGGTGAAGATTTCCCAAAAATTGCTTCGACCCAGAATGCATAGAACGGATCTTTGACAAGcctttctgattttttttgctGTCTTCTCAGGCGCCCTCAGTCTTGCGGAGCAGAGCCACGTGACCACGTCTGTCTGAAAAGGGTActgtgtttctttctttctgtaaTGTATAAATGCAAGATGTACGTATGTATCTGCATATTCTGTGTGAcgcatttgttttcttttttgcatctATTGggatatttctatttttattagcttttattttcttttttgggggaTTGAGTCACTGGTAAATCTTGTTGTAGTTATGGGTAATAATTGCTTTATGTTGTTTGATTTAATAGCCATATCATTGGTAGCATTCATTTTTGTCTGTTTCTCCTGAGTCCTGTGTTGCATTTTCGactctgtttttccttttttgttttcattttcttttgaaaaataaatctagGTGACCATGAGGTAACTGTGCGTAGAGCATACCCTTTTGATAAAGCTTAATTTCCCCAGAAActgtaaaataatgaaattattttttagtggtCATAAGTGATAAAGTTtggtctttttatttattggtaTCCATGGATGAATTTTAGGTTGgaatagaaaaattttggtcTTTCATCTAGAGATTGCAGCAGTTTTTATATATGGTGATGAAAAATCATCGTAAGTAGAGAGCGACGTTTATTTTATCTGGAGATTGCATAAAGTGGTATATTTCCGTATGCCATAAGTTTCTTGGGCGTTCATATATACATGGCATTCAATCCTTTTATGCAAATGGTGTCAGAGTCATTTATGGACTCCAATAGGGAATTTACGGCATGAATATTTCGTTCTTTTGGATTAAGTTTGTGTTTGATGTATGGTTACTGGTTGGCATAGAGGTAAGCAAGGAATCAATGAAAGATTTCTCCTTAAATCCtaggtgggttttttttttggattagtCTGTATTCCTTGACACATAGCGGGGTTCCTTCTAGctttcttaaaagaaatttgTTTCTATCCTTCATTTATTGTCATTGGGTTTTATTTAAAGTGACTTAAGTTTTCATAAAAACCGCGTGTAGAAACTTGCAGGACTCACACTAGAATCTTGTCTTGACACGTGAGAAAAACTCAATAGCAGCTTTCACTGGTTCTTATACTAGTCTATTAGAAGGTATTATTCTGGAACCAATGGCTTAATTAGGTGCTTGCAGCTCTTCATGAGACGTAGATGCAAGACATCTTGTACCATTTCTGAGGGATATGTATTCTAGCTTGAAATGAATTTGTAGAAATActctatttttgtataattatttaatttgccTGTTCTAACGCTTTTTATTATTGCTCTATACacagtaaattttttatatctctTCACCTAAGGGCTGgtgccttttttattttttttataattattattagttgGTTCTGAACGATAAAGATAGAGGTTCTTCATTATTTTGATgaactttcttataaaaaaaaaaaattgatgaattttcttgtaatttgaCGCAcctgaataaataaaatactcagTTTTTCCCTGTCGTCCATAATTGGTATCATGTGTTAGATTCTAACTGCTTTGTTAACAGGGTTGATTTTGCATTCAAGGATGCAaatttcattcatgcattttattttgactAACGTTAATATTATACTGACCACGTGTTGCAAAAGATGTTCCTAACTCtactttctttgttttgttctgatTTCAATAAATGCAGAGGCATTAAATTGTGTTATTTAGTTGGATCAGAATGGATCAGCAAGGGCATAGCCAGCCCACATCTGTGGGAGTTGTTGGTAGTGGAGCCCAATTGCCATATGCCACAGACCCATATCAGACAAACCAAATGACTGGAGCACCGAGTCATGGATCTGTTGTTACATCAGTTGGAGCTATTCAATCTACAAGTCAGCCTGCTGGAGCTCAGCTCCCACAACACCAGCTTGCTTATCAGCACATCCACcagcaacaacaacagcaacttCAGCAACAACTCCAATCTTTTTGGGCAAATCAGTACCAAGAAATTGAGAAGGCAACTGATTTCAAGAACCATAGCCTTCCCCTAGCAAGGATCAAGAAGATTATGAAGGCCGATGAGGATGTAAGAATGATATCAGCTGAGGCTCCGGTAATATTTGCCAGAGCATGTGAAATGTTTATATTGGAGTTGACCTTGAGATCTTGGAATCATACGGAAGAGAACAAAAGGAGGACACTTCAAAAGAATGACATCGCAGCAGCAATCACGAGAACTGATATCTTTGATTTCTTAGTTGACATTGTGCCAAGGGAGGATCTGAAAGATGAAGTACTGGCATCAATCCCAAGAGGAACAATACCTGTTGGGGGGCATGCTGATGCTCTCCCTTATTGTTATATGCCACCTCATCATGCACCACAGGTTGGGACTCCTGGGATGATCATGGGTAAGCCTGTGATGGACCCTGCTATGTATGCTCAACAGTCGCATCCTTACATGGTTCCACAGATGTGGCCACAGGCATCAGAACAACAGCAATCACCCTCAGATCATTAGTAGCTGTAGCGTGGAAGTTGAGAAGCGCaagttctcttctttttatttgtcGCTGACATGCggttgaaaattgaaatagtgAAGGTGGTGTAGTTGCTCAATGTCTGTATcctgttttagatttttttctgGTGAAAAACTTGGATGGTGATGATGTAGATAACCAAATTTATGGTTTTTAATCTTATCATTACACGGTAGATATGCCATTTTCATTGAATTAGCATTAGTGTCATGGATAATTCTCCTTCTATCATGCCTTTCTTATGATAGATGCAGCCTGGTATATTCTGTCTGCCTATTTTGCACCCTTTGACATTGAACGTCTATTTTTATAGTTCTCTTTTGAGATGAAAAGAGATACGAACACGGAGATATGCTTTGAGAgctttgagtttatattttggTCTTGCAAAAGCAACACCAAGTACAAGGGAGAACTTCCATCCCTATGGACTTTAACATGTAAAGAGCAGACCCCTTGCACGGTTTTTTTCCCCTTGAGTTCGTGCACCTTTTAATGAGAATATCCTCTACTGCAGTGAGCTTTTCTTCACTGTTTCAAATAAATGGCACCTGAAAGTGATGTGTAGATTCTTAGTAATTGTTTCCAAAAATGATCCTATAATCTTTTCTTTAGTTGTCCCCCGAGGATTATCATTTCACTTGCGTCTGTTCTTTGCACTCCTTTTTATTTAGTTCGTTTGCAGAGTAGTTGTTCATCAAAAGACGACCTGAGAATTTCAGCACAACGTGTAAGAATATGCTTTAGTAATGAAAAAGTGCAATCAGGATTGAGCTTTAGATTTGCATCAGCCTGGTAGATAATATGCTTGAAAAGATGAGGCTATCATGACTGAACTACATTGAGCTGGTCTTTCTTtctgtttgtgattttttttttggttgctggtttctttctcttttctagttaaaaaattatcacGCGAGAtgtataaattaaattcttccaCCTTTGATGAGCACAAACTAAACAGAAATTTTGTGTATCTGGGGATCTTCTTGCTTTTCTTTCATtctgtcttcttctttcttctccaaTGGAGTATACTCAATACTGTCCACGGGCAGCATTTGATATTGTTGGATTGAGACTATCTCCATCTCTATACAGATTGTAGAAAGTGGTAGGATCATAAAATTGTAAAGAATCTTATCTAGAATTAAACGGGATGGTGCACCTGAACCTGGCTACAGAAAGCCTGTAAAGGGAGATGAGGTCCAAGGATGCTGCATGTGGGAAGTTGTGGGATGTGATTCCGACGACCTAGTTTCAACTGCAGTCGAAGTGTCTGTGCACCAGAGAAAGAACTAAGTCGGGAGACACTGTCTTCATTTCTGAGTTCCCATAAAGCATTTTGCAAAGAACATCGGATCGTCCTGGTTGACTACATCAACTTGACCAGAAAATCACCAAAGAAAATCATCAGGCAGATCAAGTAGATGCATATGGCTATATGGGTTTCCCATCCCAGTCTGGTTAACTAACATTCAAATAGATGCCCAGAAATAGAACAAGAAAGAATAGTTACGCTGTCAATGACCAATTTTGCCCATATACACAACGGCTTCTCATCATGGTGTTAGCTTTGTTATAGGATAGTTTCAATTAAAGCGCCAAGAGAGGTTTTGAAAGGCATCAAAACTGAGCCATCATCTCACGTCTcaacaggaaaaaaatatttaaaaataaaaacttacatTAAAAGATGGAGATCCTATATAATGGTTCTTAAAACGCTAGCAACGTAGCACTTCTAAACTGAATATACAGTGCCCAATCATGCCTGAAGACGAAAGAATTAGACAGGGCATGGGCTTATTTATTATCTCTTGTGACTCCCTTTCATCACAATTCCCTCAAGAATCCCGTCAGTGCCAAAATTACCGCTGAATTGTTGAGGATCAACTGGACCAGGTAGCTGAAATGAGATGGAAAAGTGCCCTGGTGGACACAGGTTATGCGTCTGCATCTGAAACACTTGTGAGTACCGGTGCACAGTTTTCTCACCTGTTGTTGTCACTCCCCGTATCAATACTTCGCAATCACTTTCAATTTCACAGCTAAATTCCCCTGCAGTTGACAGCAAGGCACATACTAATGGAGAAAAAAAGGGATTGGGGCTATGAGAGCAGTAAAGAAGCAagagattttttaatatcaggTTGACACTTTTAGtcatcaaatataaaaaagtataaccaAGATGTAATAATATAAGAGCAGGAAACACGTCAATTTATTTGAATTGCTTAGATAACCTTCATTGAAAAGTGCCATACCCGTGTGGGGAGGAATTTAGAGGGGGAATTCAGTTCGGATGTCATatcaaatgaaataattttggcTCATGTTCCTATGCAGTTAAAATTATAACTCCATTCTTAAAACCTCGTCAAACAGATAATGCAAACAAAGAAGATGGTTTTTGTCATATTCCTAGAACACACGATACAAAATCTGAGTCATAAAGACATTTTACAACTACCTTGGAAAACCATAGTGTCAGAGATGGATTATCTTAGTTCTAATAAGCAACTTACTTTCATCCCTTTTCACCCCTGGTAGAGAGACACGAAAGAGGTATGAGTCTTCACATTCTCCAATATCCATTAGTCCTATGACTGGTCCCACCTGCCCTGTGGCTGCACTCCCAGTCAATGCCAATCCACTTTTCGTAGCAGATACAATGTTAGTCCACTCCTTTTTAGTTGGATGAGAAGGAAGAATAATAATTGCTGGACCAACTCTCTCCACATCCACGGGATCAGAGTCATCATCAGTTGGCAGAGGAGCCATATAA
Protein-coding sequences here:
- the LOC109008158 gene encoding cation/calcium exchanger 5 — protein: MAFSLPHSLKTTVLSVSLLSSFLFFLIKSPSHPYPFPLVPHRSLLTRRSQPCSKSTSDTLLDYSCLFSQNPFLSVSSLSLLILLFFYILIKTAQDHFSIVTTKLARQLNLSPTIGAVTLLALGNGAPDVFSSVAAVRGGHYRTGFGAILSAGTFVSALVVGFVAIYAAPFSVDPVPFVRDVLFYLIAALFLFYVYLSAEIFLWQAVGFVGFYVFFVGIVFWMDWGLSGGRRKGQGELGMIGEGEMEKALAVVDYEIGEVSGNLKEVKSGFGFCQSLGLISKVLELPVSFLLKLTIPQTAPSEWSRFYASANVTLCPLALLYSCNSFMPFDHPIVFLLPHTHFPLWSIVLLASFPLAVLHFIVEKEPPKTEKMPSLLIAFVMSVFWISTIAGELLNCLAALGAILEVPPSLLGLTVLAWGNSVGDLVADVAVAKAGQPAMAMAGCFAGPMFNMLVGLGTALVIQTTNIYPNAYELHFHVGIVMAFVFLLLSLMGSLLVITWNRFRVPRFWGFCLVGLYILFTAVSLVIAKFSQ
- the LOC109020200 gene encoding nuclear transcription factor Y subunit C-3-like, which translates into the protein MDQQGHSQPTSVGVVGSGAQLPYATDPYQTNQMTGAPSHGSVVTSVGAIQSTSQPAGAQLPQHQLAYQHIHQQQQQQLQQQLQSFWANQYQEIEKATDFKNHSLPLARIKKIMKADEDVRMISAEAPVIFARACEMFILELTLRSWNHTEENKRRTLQKNDIAAAITRTDIFDFLVDIVPREDLKDEVLASIPRGTIPVGGHADALPYCYMPPHHAPQVGTPGMIMGKPVMDPAMYAQQSHPYMVPQMWPQASEQQQSPSDH